A genomic region of Alistipes megaguti contains the following coding sequences:
- a CDS encoding relaxase/mobilization nuclease domain-containing protein, with protein MIGKVISGGSFGGTVGYVMKEQSRVLEARGVEPPGVREMVEDFEDQARLNPRLKQNVGHISLSFSPEDAPQLTDERMTQITKEYMQKMGITDTQYLLVRHLDQPHPHCHLVYNRVGNHGQTISDRNIKLRNAKVCRELTERFGLHLAPGKEAVRRERLREPDRTRYEIYDAIKDCLPKSRNWNELEGRLKEQGINVRYKYCGSTNQKQGVLFSKNGLEFSGSKVDRAFSFSKLDRHFGQVQQRHTTLMSGLKAAVGSFRAAFAGLFGSGRSFSAAGGGGGGGNHGAGSVSLGSAGSIPLPPFDSPFALSPEMMQRREGESPEEHIARITALINKAAEAMAIALVERKRRMEARSRKIG; from the coding sequence GTGATCGGTAAGGTCATTTCGGGAGGATCATTCGGCGGCACGGTCGGCTATGTGATGAAGGAGCAGTCGCGCGTGCTGGAGGCACGGGGTGTCGAGCCGCCCGGTGTACGGGAGATGGTCGAGGATTTCGAGGATCAGGCGCGCCTCAATCCCCGCTTGAAGCAGAACGTCGGACATATCTCCCTGTCGTTCTCGCCGGAGGATGCCCCGCAGCTCACCGATGAGCGGATGACACAGATCACAAAGGAGTACATGCAGAAGATGGGCATCACCGATACGCAATACCTGTTGGTACGGCACCTCGACCAACCCCATCCCCATTGCCATCTGGTCTACAATCGCGTAGGTAATCACGGGCAGACCATCTCCGACCGCAACATCAAACTCCGCAACGCGAAGGTATGCCGCGAGCTGACCGAACGTTTCGGGCTGCATCTGGCTCCGGGCAAGGAGGCCGTCCGGCGGGAGCGGCTGCGCGAACCCGACCGGACCCGGTACGAGATCTACGATGCAATTAAGGACTGCCTGCCCAAGAGCAGGAACTGGAACGAACTGGAAGGCAGGCTAAAGGAACAGGGCATCAATGTCCGCTACAAGTATTGCGGTTCTACCAACCAAAAGCAGGGCGTTCTGTTCTCGAAGAATGGACTGGAGTTCTCCGGCTCGAAGGTCGATCGGGCCTTCAGTTTCTCGAAACTGGATCGCCACTTCGGGCAGGTGCAGCAGCGACACACAACCCTGATGTCAGGACTCAAGGCGGCAGTCGGGAGCTTCCGGGCTGCTTTTGCAGGTCTGTTCGGCAGCGGGCGCTCCTTCTCCGCAGCGGGAGGCGGTGGAGGAGGTGGAAACCATGGCGCAGGGTCGGTGTCGCTCGGCAGTGCCGGGTCGATTCCGCTGCCGCCGTTCGACTCGCCATTTGCCCTTTCACCCGAGATGATGCAGCGGCGCGAGGGCGAGAGTCCCGAGGAGCATATAGCCCGCATCACGGCGCTAATCAACAAGGCGGCCGAAGCGATGGCCATAGCCCTCGTGGAGCGCAAGCGCCGCATGGAGGCGCGCTCCCGTAAAATCGGATAA
- a CDS encoding beta-N-acetylhexosaminidase has product MNKLRYLMLTLACCAGWGMAGAVDLVPQPGLVEESTETVALDSKIAVYAETGALESVARIWIESLHKPYAPGCTETAAGFRRIVSKTTLPEIRLSAKRRNADVRLSIDPALEAEEYLLEISKSEIRVCGGSASGVQWGLQTLSQLLIARANAWSKSDRLEVPVLRIVDKPRFAYRGAMLDCSRHFFSVEEVKAFLDVMLLHKLNTFHWHLTDDQGWRIEIKKYPLLTQVGSIRKETLIGHIQRSKQYDGTPYGGYYTQDQIREVVAYAADRGITIIPEIDMPGHMQAALTAYPYLGCRGEGYEVRTTWGISSEVVCLGNEEVYRFFEDVLDEVAALFPGPYIHIGGDEAKPDNWKQCTKCQKRMRELGLESERQLQGYLVARMEKHLQPKGKRILGWDEILTAGVTSDAIVMSWRGASGGIKAASRGNDVIMAPNTYFYLDYYQTTDPKGNEEPLAIGGSLPLKKCYSFDPFAGLNADTERHILGIQANLWSEYIDTFDKVQYMLLPRLAALSEIAWSAKRDDYDSFLARIRYGLIPSYQYFGLIYAPYAFAKANFEESRIRPYELPDALTRENGHRVGTARQWERCRRSELLSVFQREMYGTLPGTDVHVSSKCVEESPSALHGKATRRQIELTFLRNGVARKVLLLVYLPNGAENPVPCFLSFNFKGNQTVSSDPAVIASQYSEYPVGNNSSRWDLESIIDAGYALVTAHYYDFFFDEENKDFEGKYPKSMLALFGKTSSAAVAEDEGRAISVWAWGYSRVLDYLSEAEPRIDASRVAVMGHSRLGKAALWAGANDPRFAMVVSNNSGCCGAALSKRRIGEDLHRILRFRHWFCKDFDIYTDNEEALPFDQHELLALIAPRPLYVASANGDIWADPRGEFLSLAEASRVYALYGKDALDPEVEPVVGEPLSAGCIGYHIREGKHGVTSFDWRCFIRFADKWLK; this is encoded by the coding sequence ATGAACAAATTGCGATATCTGATGTTGACCCTTGCCTGCTGTGCGGGTTGGGGTATGGCAGGTGCAGTCGACCTCGTCCCGCAACCGGGATTGGTGGAAGAATCCACGGAGACGGTCGCGCTTGATTCGAAAATAGCGGTGTATGCCGAGACCGGAGCTCTTGAATCGGTGGCGCGGATCTGGATTGAATCTCTTCACAAACCGTATGCTCCGGGTTGTACGGAGACGGCTGCGGGTTTCCGACGCATCGTTTCGAAAACAACATTGCCCGAGATCAGGCTCTCTGCGAAGCGTCGGAATGCCGACGTCCGACTTTCGATCGATCCGGCATTGGAGGCTGAAGAGTATCTTCTGGAGATCTCAAAAAGCGAGATCCGTGTATGTGGTGGCTCCGCCTCCGGGGTACAATGGGGATTGCAGACCCTGTCCCAGCTCCTGATAGCCCGGGCGAATGCCTGGTCGAAAAGCGATCGTCTGGAGGTACCCGTGTTACGGATTGTCGACAAGCCTCGGTTTGCCTATCGGGGAGCGATGCTCGATTGCAGCCGTCACTTTTTTTCGGTGGAGGAGGTGAAGGCATTCCTCGATGTGATGTTGCTGCATAAACTCAACACGTTTCATTGGCATCTGACCGACGACCAGGGTTGGCGTATTGAGATCAAAAAGTATCCGCTTCTGACACAAGTCGGTTCGATCCGCAAAGAGACCTTGATCGGCCATATCCAGCGCAGCAAACAATATGATGGCACCCCCTACGGAGGCTACTACACGCAGGATCAGATCCGGGAGGTTGTGGCATATGCTGCGGACCGCGGGATTACGATTATCCCGGAGATCGACATGCCGGGACACATGCAGGCGGCATTGACGGCCTATCCCTATCTGGGATGTCGTGGTGAAGGCTACGAGGTGCGGACAACCTGGGGGATCAGTTCGGAGGTCGTATGCTTGGGCAACGAGGAGGTTTATCGCTTTTTCGAAGATGTGCTGGATGAAGTCGCCGCGCTGTTCCCCGGACCGTATATTCACATCGGCGGGGACGAGGCAAAACCGGACAATTGGAAACAATGTACCAAATGTCAAAAACGGATGCGGGAATTGGGCCTGGAATCGGAACGTCAGTTGCAGGGATACCTTGTCGCCCGTATGGAAAAACATTTGCAGCCAAAGGGAAAAAGAATTCTGGGCTGGGATGAGATCCTGACGGCCGGCGTCACGTCGGATGCCATTGTCATGTCCTGGCGCGGGGCATCGGGAGGCATCAAGGCAGCATCCCGAGGCAACGATGTCATCATGGCTCCCAATACCTATTTTTATCTCGACTATTATCAGACGACGGATCCGAAAGGCAACGAGGAACCCCTGGCAATCGGAGGATCTCTTCCATTGAAAAAATGTTACTCTTTCGACCCCTTTGCCGGTCTGAATGCGGATACGGAGCGTCATATTCTGGGTATTCAGGCCAATTTGTGGAGTGAATATATCGATACCTTCGATAAGGTTCAATACATGTTGCTGCCCCGTTTGGCGGCATTGAGCGAGATCGCGTGGTCGGCAAAACGGGATGATTACGATTCGTTTCTTGCGAGAATCCGCTACGGGTTGATTCCCTCTTATCAGTATTTCGGACTGATATATGCTCCGTATGCCTTTGCGAAGGCGAATTTCGAGGAATCACGGATCAGGCCCTATGAACTTCCGGATGCTTTGACCCGGGAGAACGGGCATCGGGTCGGAACGGCCCGGCAATGGGAACGTTGCCGACGGTCCGAACTGCTGTCTGTCTTTCAACGGGAGATGTACGGTACATTGCCCGGGACGGACGTTCATGTAAGTTCGAAATGCGTGGAAGAGAGTCCGTCGGCACTTCACGGGAAGGCGACACGTCGTCAGATCGAGCTGACCTTCCTGAGAAACGGAGTGGCCCGCAAGGTCCTGCTGCTGGTTTATCTTCCGAATGGTGCTGAAAATCCGGTTCCCTGTTTTTTAAGCTTCAACTTCAAGGGGAATCAGACGGTGTCTTCCGATCCGGCCGTAATAGCGTCGCAATATTCCGAATATCCGGTTGGAAACAACTCTTCGCGTTGGGATCTGGAATCCATAATCGACGCCGGATATGCTCTTGTGACGGCCCACTATTATGATTTCTTTTTTGATGAGGAGAACAAGGATTTTGAAGGCAAATATCCCAAAAGCATGCTGGCTCTTTTTGGCAAAACCTCGTCAGCCGCTGTCGCGGAAGATGAAGGACGGGCCATATCCGTGTGGGCCTGGGGATACAGTCGGGTTCTGGACTATCTGTCGGAAGCGGAGCCTCGGATCGATGCATCCCGTGTGGCTGTCATGGGGCACTCCCGGCTTGGAAAAGCGGCATTGTGGGCCGGAGCGAATGATCCCCGGTTTGCGATGGTCGTTTCGAATAATTCAGGATGCTGTGGCGCCGCCCTCTCAAAACGTCGGATAGGCGAAGACCTGCATCGTATTCTCCGGTTTCGGCATTGGTTCTGCAAGGACTTCGACATCTACACCGACAATGAAGAGGCTTTGCCGTTCGATCAACATGAATTACTGGCATTGATTGCGCCCAGGCCGTTGTATGTGGCGAGTGCCAACGGTGATATTTGGGCGGATCCCCGGGGCGAGTTTCTGTCGTTGGCAGAGGCCTCCCGAGTATATGCGCTCTATGGAAAGGATGCGCTGGATCCAGAGGTTGAGCCCGTTGTCGGGGAACCGCTGTCTGCAGGTTGTATCGGATACCATATTCGCGAAGGCAAACATGGTGTAACCTCGTTCGACTGGCGCTGTTTTATTCGCTTTGCAGACAAATGGCTGAAATGA
- a CDS encoding DUF6043 family protein translates to MGQVEYEAFKAKLREWMEAHPEEYAAFEESMNTQDMAGCQAILLQAIALIPQYRKLTAAKANEGLFDHIDEIEQAAQDNDLARKLIGACEQPVAGSTVPAMLCWLYFGKSFERMVEHCEELRRSPDLGYFQKITMSATIRLLIVRSIKLGLRTREEWKAHREAMRLAESNQVLDWAMEESSDGRNDSKRKPGRPGTTRSLTEMFAPTVSRPEELRRRIGTYLLTRHTQTDIARLKIALEELRYLTLPIPIKPFRDALQEEYGREIRIVHERGIQEAYSRLTEPLLAGKAVRDRGPEAVAIREIKDFLSETNSFNSSE, encoded by the coding sequence ATGGGCCAGGTGGAATACGAAGCCTTCAAGGCAAAGTTGCGGGAGTGGATGGAGGCCCATCCCGAAGAATATGCCGCATTCGAAGAGTCGATGAACACCCAGGATATGGCCGGGTGTCAGGCCATATTGCTTCAGGCCATCGCCCTTATTCCGCAATATCGGAAGCTCACGGCGGCCAAGGCCAACGAGGGGTTGTTCGACCATATCGACGAGATCGAACAGGCCGCCCAAGACAACGACCTCGCCCGCAAACTGATTGGGGCGTGCGAGCAACCGGTCGCCGGGTCGACGGTTCCGGCAATGCTCTGTTGGCTCTACTTCGGAAAGAGTTTCGAACGCATGGTGGAGCATTGTGAAGAGTTGCGCCGATCTCCCGATTTGGGCTACTTCCAGAAGATCACCATGAGCGCTACGATCCGATTGCTGATTGTCCGTTCCATCAAACTGGGGCTTCGGACCCGGGAGGAGTGGAAAGCCCACCGCGAAGCCATGCGCCTGGCCGAAAGCAATCAGGTGCTGGATTGGGCCATGGAGGAGTCGTCGGACGGCAGGAACGATTCAAAACGCAAGCCGGGGCGTCCCGGAACCACCCGCTCTCTGACGGAGATGTTCGCCCCGACGGTATCCCGTCCCGAAGAGTTGCGGCGCAGAATCGGGACGTATCTCCTCACCCGGCATACACAAACCGATATTGCCCGACTAAAGATCGCCCTCGAAGAGTTGCGTTATCTAACGCTCCCGATTCCGATCAAGCCGTTCCGCGACGCACTGCAGGAGGAATACGGCCGAGAGATTCGCATCGTCCACGAACGCGGCATTCAGGAGGCATACAGCCGGCTGACCGAACCGCTGCTTGCCGGGAAAGCGGTCCGGGATCGAGGTCCCGAAGCCGTCGCCATTCGTGAAATCAAGGATTTTCTATCCGAAACGAACTCGTTTAATTCGTCCGAATAG
- a CDS encoding AlpA family transcriptional regulator, with product MKDLLSILREAPGSIRLEVSGEDLLAFSSSLINRAKEELASQVAEARKVRFLTKEQVKELCGVCDATLWHWNQKGYLKAIKIGNKIRYRTSDIQRILGERESK from the coding sequence ATGAAAGACTTATTATCCATCCTCCGCGAAGCGCCCGGAAGCATTCGTCTGGAGGTAAGCGGCGAGGATCTGCTGGCCTTCTCCAGCAGTCTGATCAATCGCGCCAAAGAGGAGTTAGCCTCCCAGGTCGCCGAAGCACGCAAGGTACGCTTCCTGACCAAGGAGCAGGTCAAGGAGCTGTGCGGCGTATGCGATGCGACGCTCTGGCATTGGAACCAGAAAGGGTATCTGAAGGCCATCAAGATCGGCAACAAGATCCGATATCGCACATCGGATATTCAACGGATTCTCGGTGAGAGGGAGAGCAAATAG
- a CDS encoding plasmid mobilization protein, whose product MNTPKKGGRPPLGRARKQEYRITLRCNTACNFKLRALARAAGVPRTEVLRQLILNGSVRERLRSEHLEWLAQLKGLPAI is encoded by the coding sequence ATGAACACACCGAAGAAAGGGGGCCGTCCGCCTTTGGGACGGGCCCGAAAACAGGAGTACCGCATTACCCTGCGGTGCAACACCGCCTGCAACTTCAAGCTCCGCGCCCTGGCCCGTGCGGCCGGCGTTCCGCGCACCGAGGTGCTGCGGCAACTGATTCTCAACGGCTCGGTCCGCGAGCGGCTGCGGAGTGAGCATCTAGAATGGCTCGCCCAGCTCAAGGGCCTGCCCGCAATCTGA
- the mobC gene encoding plasmid mobilization relaxosome protein MobC — protein MARPAQGPARNLNQLTRLAHAQGFAAVVARHATLQAELVRMIEALRRDR, from the coding sequence ATGGCTCGCCCAGCTCAAGGGCCTGCCCGCAATCTGAACCAGCTGACCCGGCTGGCCCACGCCCAGGGATTCGCCGCCGTCGTCGCGCGCCATGCGACGCTTCAGGCCGAGCTGGTGCGGATGATCGAAGCCCTGCGCCGTGATCGGTAA